CATCCATCAGCTGGTTGCGGCTCTTGATCACGCCGGGGCGCGCAGCCAGCGCCTCGAGCAGCAGGAATTCGGTTACGGTCAGCGATACCGGCTGCCCATCCCAGGTCACATGGTGACGCGCCGGGTCCATGAACAGGCGCCCGCGTTCGACCAGCTCGCCCGGCTTGTCGTCGAACTGCTCGGACAACAGCAGCGGATGGTCGCCGCCGCTGCGCCGCAGGATCGCGCGGATACGCGCCAGCAGCAGGCGCAGGCTGAACGGCTTGGCGATATAATCGTCCGCGCCCATTTCGAGGCCCGCCTGCTCGTCGGTTTCATCGTCCTTGCTGGTCAGGAAGATCACCGGCAGCGGCGATTGTTCGCGCAGACGGCGGAGCAGCTCCATCCCGTCCATCTTGGGCATCTTGATATCGAAGATGGCCAGAT
This genomic window from Qipengyuania sp. HL-TH1 contains:
- a CDS encoding response regulator transcription factor produces the protein MEHMGAEAMPQGETNRTVIALVDDDRNILTTVSIALQAEGFATRVYSDGEAALGALLSNPPDLAIFDIKMPKMDGMELLRRLREQSPLPVIFLTSKDDETDEQAGLEMGADDYIAKPFSLRLLLARIRAILRRSGGDHPLLLSEQFDDKPGELVERGRLFMDPARHHVTWDGQPVSLTVTEFLLLEALAARPGVIKSRNQLMDAAYPDDVFVDDRTVDSHIKRMRRKFRSVDDTFSAIETLYGAGYSFNEG